The DNA region GGGTTATTGTAAAATAAAGCTATTAAAGACCTTTTTAATTGAAGTAAAACcttaatattagatgaaatattttaatgaaaatgagttGCCTTTCCAACTAACTGTAATTAGtgtaagttgaagtactaaaattacttattgaataaaaaaaaaaaagtaagctatttataaactaataatgacaaatatataaaatttacattaaaataaagctaattcaaaattctaaaaaatataatagttcaTAAATTgtactaaagtaacactgattTAGTCTTAAGTGTTAATTTTAGTGTCTGGTTTTCTGTGTTCAGGTTGGTGCTGGAGCTATTGGTTGTGAGCTGCTGAAAAACTTTGCTATGATGGGCTTGGCCAGCGGTGAAGGAGAGGTCATAGTTACTGACATGGACACCATAGAGAAGTCCAATCTCAATCGACAGTTCCTCTTTAGGCCTTGGGACGTTACGGTGAGATTGACTGACACAGACTGAAGAAGGAaggaattttatgtttttctcgAACAGTTGCTGATGATTTTTTTGTTCCTCTGAGCAGAAGATGAAGAGCGAGACTGCCGCTGCAGCCGTGAAGCTGATGAACCCATCAGTGCGCATCACGGGTCATCAGAACCGTGTAGGGCCTGACACTGAGAAGGTCTATGATGATGACTTCTTTGAAAGCCTTGATGGAGTGACAAATGCTCTTGACAATGTAGATGCCCGTAAGTAAGAGTTTTAGAAAGTAAAGTGGCTGGTCATATAGGTCACTTCAAAATGTAACATTCAAAAAACTGTTTGTGGGAAATCAACTCAGCATGCTTTGCTTTTTCAGGTATGTATATGGACCGGAGGTGTGTGTACTACCGTAAGCCATTGCTGGAGTCTGGTACTCTCGGCACCAAAGGGAATGTGCAGGTGGTCATTCCCTTCCTCACAGAGTCATACAGCTCCAGCCAGGATCCTCCAGAGAAGTCCATTCCTATCTGCACGCTCAAAAACTTCCCTAATGCAATCGAACACACCCTTCAGGTAACTTTTCAAACTTACTTTGTGATGAACGTCTGGTGTCTTAAGCCTTGGGTACCTTGATTGACCTAAACTGACCGTTTACCCACCTGCTTTCTTAGTGGGCTCGTGACGAGTTTGAGGGACTTTTCAAACAGCCTGTTGAAAACGCCTTGCAGTATCTGACGTAAGTTCTAGTCAACCTAAACAACCCGTAAATTTGCCACGCATGGTGCTgtcagttttaaaatgtagttttcattCCTCCCCAGAGACCCAAAGTTTATGGAGCGCACACTGAAGCTCCCTGGAGCTCAGCCATTGGAGGTGGTGGAGGCAGTATACAAGAGCCTGGTGACAGATTACCCACGCAGCTGGGAGGACTGTGTAGCCTGGGCACGCAACCACTTTCAGTGTCAATATAACAACAACATCCGTCAGCTACTGCACAATTTCCCTCCAGACCAGGTGAGGCCTGTCTGTTCTCAATTGATCAGCTATCATTGGATTGGATCTGAACCTTAAAGGGTCAATGACATGACACCTTTTTCATATCTAACAGGAAATAGTAAACCTCTGGTGCCATTCAGTCATTTTTTCTTAATTGATTTTGTATTGTTGGATTGGATAAACTTGCATTACCAACTTGCGTTTTTTGGCACTTGCTTTGGGGACAGAAAATCATGGAAATTATTTGAAAAGGttaaatggttttgaaaataGTCACACTTATATTCCTCACGGTCAAAAATGACTGCTTTGAGAACTAATGGGAAATTAATTTCTAATCTAGTGGAAACAGTTGGTACTGTGCCCGAACAAAATCTTCTTTTGAAATATCCCATTTTTGAAATATCAACCTCAAGTTTGGAACACAACTTATATTTATGGctactgttttgttgttttagagtaaaacatgttttggaatCTGCCAGGTGTcctctttaaaaagagaccaaacttAAGTCTGTGCCAAAAAGCACAGCTTTGATTTACAACAGTTTAACTTAGAAATTTCATTTTCAGgtctatgctcaaaaagtggTTAGCAGGTAATGGGTTATAACTACTGTGTAAATATGATTTACTTCCATAAAAtcccataaaaatacaaaatattaataaaaaaaaaccattattgAAGTAAAATCTAGTACATCCACAACTGAAAAGAAAAGTGGTTATTTTTGACTGCCGTGTGAGAAGCACAAGAggctttatttattcaaatacattaaaattgctGTTTATAAATACAATGacttaatttttaaattcagttttgagacataaaaatcaataaaatgcatttagaaaatagtgtAAATTTCCATTTAATACCAACTGTATTGAACATTTAGTTTAATATCTTCCTGCTCTTTCTGTCTAGCTTACAAGTTCTGGGGCGCCATTCTGGTCAGGTCCAAAAAGATGTCCCCATCCATTAGAATTCAGCACTAACAATGTGAGTATTCACTGGGAAAAGACAAGTCTTGGTTTGAAATTTCACGTcataaaaaatgattaatcttGATATTATGATTGGTAGGATCTTCACATGGACTACATTATGGCAGCGGCTAACTTGCTTGCCCAGTCATATGGCCTGCCGGGCTCCACTGAACGTTCTGTTCTGACTAAGCTGCTGCAGGATATTAAAGTGCCTGAGTTCATACCCAAATCAGGAGTCAAGATCCACGTGTCTGATCAGGAGCTGCAGAGTGCCAATGCATCAATCGGTAAGAGGAGAAGAAGAGTTGCTGAGCTCATCTGTTTTGTTCCCGTGAATCCAGAACAAAGGAAACTGGATGCTAAAGCGAATGCTAGTTTTCACTGTTCTATCTTTGCTAATTTTACTATTGGTCTGTGTTCAGATGACTCTAGGCTTGAAGAACTGAAGACACTGTTGCCTTCTACAGAAGCGACTTCTCAATACAAGCTCTGTCCCATTGAGTTTGAAAAGGTACAGCTTATAACTTGACCTCAATTTCCTGacctttaaaactttttaacttCACTTAAAAGGCTAATTAAATCCTCTTCCTCAGGACGATGACACAAACTTTCATATGGACTTCATTGTAGCAGCTTCTAATTTAAGAGCAGAGAACTATGACATTCCTCCTGCAGATAGACACAAGGTGAGAGGGCCAATGGAATGGTTTCTTAACTCTCTTGGGAGTCCAACCCCAGCATCGCAGGTCCTCacctttctttttcatctttcagAGCAAACTCATTGCTGGAAAAATCATCCCAGCAATCGCCACAACGACAGCTGCCGTGGTGGGTCTGGTGTGTCTGGAGCTGCTTAAGATTGTTCAAGGGCACAAGAAGCTTGAGTCCTACAAAAACGGCTTCATGAACCTTGCTCTGCCTTTCTTCGGCTTCTCTGAGCCCATAGCTGCTCCCAAGCACAAGGTAACCAACAGCATTGTCCAGCATTACAGCAGCAGAGCTGGTGTCCCTTTGAATATGAATGAGCTTTTTAATACTTGCTTTCTTTCTCAGTACTATGAGATTGATTGGACGCTTTGGGACCGCTTTGAGGTGAAGGGCATTCAGTCCAGTGGTGAAGAAATGACACTCCGACAGTTCTTGGACTATTTCAAGGTAATACTTGATGCTCATTGTTGATGTGCTTGAAGAAACTAGTGGTGGACATTGAAGATTATTTTAGTACTCAGCAGATAAATTACCCTAACTTGATTTGTTACTCTGGACTGCAAGTTTTTAAGTATATAAGTATTTCACttgtgaaattaaaaagtaaaacatttagtAACACACTCTGATTGGTTTGGTTGCACAGATTAAGtttaaaaggggtcataggatgctaCATGCAcatttacaagttgtttgaactgaaatttgcaatttcaaggaaataatcgacaattattatttttgtaataatcgtgcaggtgtttttttttttttttttaatcgctcagatctttacccctttctgaaatcgagctgatctcagatgtctgtctgtgtgacatcacaaaaacaggcccctcccacggtAGTTTGATtgagcgtttcagcacagactggactggtatctcaccttagacccgccctgagtgagctgtcatcagtccatcattgtttcaccaccagagcagatgtagacaagaatgaatcctttgtttttgaagagaatgtgccccgatctacataaatgtgtCTGTTCATGCAAAttgttcgtgatccagcttcaccaacagaagaagtcagtgtaaggtttttttcaatgaatgtttgcaaatcgcctttcctaatcatgtgctaattagcaagtttcccGATGAATGAGGCTAAAGTAAGCGGTCCCTCAGAGAGCGGCTCGGAAAAGAGGGACAGGGTCAGCaaagctcattaacatttaaaggaaaatgcgaGAAAACTGCGTGCTctttaaagagctgtttttgttttgggatagttcacccaaaaatgaacattctgtcattaagtACTCGCCCTCATGTCTTAGAGCTTTCTGGCCCTAcacagacagcaatgtaactaccACAATCAcagcccagaaaggtagtaaggacattgttaaaatagtccgtGTGACATTagggttttaattttaattttatgaagctacgagaatactttttgtgtgcaaagaaaacaaaaatattttaagttccTGAAGATGAAAgcaagtcttatgggtttggaacgacatgagggtgagcaatttatgacagacttttcatttttgggtgagcgaTTCCTTGGAGTCATGTAATTGTCTAAAATAATCCATGTTACTTTAGAAAACTCCTGCCTACAGCTGGGTGATGAAATGACATTTATTGGAAGAGATTGATCAACATCATACTgagtaattttctttatttacggTACTCAAAGCTCTCCACAACAAACTGCCAAAATAatagtttggtttaacttgaagttATGACAGAAGTCTATTCCTATTGTAGAGTAAAGACTTCTTTACCTTATGTcatcataatataattatataatgtattgaGAAATATCATACtatcaagatgttttttaacCCATATTctaatttatacattataaaaggTCTGTTTtacagcactttaaaaaaaaaaaaattaaaggaatgtttatttgtcttttttaattgatatatattttaaaccatttaattgTTAAATGTGTAGAATTAATTTCATTAGACAATTTGATACATTTGTAATAAATCTTAAAAcggaatttagaaaaaaaaaaactatggaaaacAATGTgcctaaaaatacaattaatttcatGTTATCTTACTCTGGACTTTACTTGTAAACAAATTATATTCACTTCATTCTTGAGGTCTAAAAAACGTAAGGTTAGGTGAAAAAGTTGGGACACCCTATtgaattccatggttttctgtatcaggacataaacaaattatattcacTTCATTCTTGAGGTCTAAAAAACGTTTGTTTTGTGTATCATGTGATATATTGCATTATTTGaactttgtatttgtttttttattatttatttgtcattgtttGTTAAGCCATGTGTGACGacacaacagaaccgctagatttaaatcagcacagccagcaaaggatcaaacgcaactgttttgaacgagcgcaccttttttttttaaccactaaaaaaaatgtctgttgagaaagtacagatgttcctctcattgatagcagaggagcagaTCCAGTGAGAGCTTAATGGGGCGACgcagaatgaaaaagtttttcaggagtcaTGGCAGTAGAGATACAGATACAACGGCgtgaataatcccacccactctaaagcagtactaaactgcagtggaaacacagaGTCGAgccgtaccacgcagtggaaaagcgccattagtgTTAACATAGGAATTAACTGATTAACTGATCATCTGCAAGTGTGAGCACCTCCATAAAAGGTTTTGGCGGTTTGCTGGTCTGGAGCCTTCAGGTGTGTTTACATGATGCCAAAGAGGAAAGACATCAGCAATGATCTTAGAGAAGCAATTGTTGCTGTCATCAATCTTGGGAGGGTAACACGGCCATTTCCAAACAATGTGAAGTCCATCATTCTACAGTGAGGAAGATTATTCACCATAAGATTATTCTGATATATAAGTAGAAGACATTCAAAACAGACACCAATCCTTCCAGGAGAGGACATCTCAGCAAGTTCACCCCAAGATCAGACTGTGTAATGCTCAAAGAAATGGCAGACAACCCAAGAACTCCACCAAAGACTCTACAGGCCTCAGTTAACATGTCAACTGATAAAGTTCTTGACagtacaattacaaaaatatggGACAAGTAATGGTTTGTTTGGAAGGTTTGCCAGAAGAAAGCctcttctatttaaaaaaaaaaaaaaaaaatggcagcacCGTTtaggtttttatgatttttattatgtcCTGTTTCAGAAAAGCATGGAATTcaatagggtgtcctaactttttcacatgactgtatttaatgcatttccttccccattttattttatgaattgaatataataaatactaatattcaATGTAATGTGGGaaaaatagttatattatttgcttttttgcGATGCCTTATTTGTGTCCATCCCCTGtagaaacaaacaaatttatgTCTTTTCAATCTTAGACCTTGTGTACTCACGGTTGACACTCTGTTGCTCCCTCAGAATGAACACAAACTGGAGATCACTATGCTCTCTCAGGGAGTTTCCATGCTCTACTCTTTCTTCATGCCTGCGGCCAAGCTTAAAGAACGGCTGGACCTGCCGTGAGTTGGTTTTTCCCATCTTCAAAGATTTACTCAATTCTAATCATACAGGTGGCAGTGAGGCATATGAGattgaagaaaataaagtttgtctgtttttattttcataggaTGACTGAGATCGTGACTAAGGTGTCCAAGAAGAAACTGGGGAAGCATGTTAAAGCACTAGTTTTTGAGCTCTGCTGCAATGACGAGACAGAAGAGGATGTAGAGGTCCCCTATGTCAGATACACCATCCGCTGAGAGGGTTGTTGGGGTAGGGAAGGGGACTGGTCAGTGTCGGAAGAGGGGCGGCCCACTGGGGATGGGGGAGTATCAGTACGCTTGGAGAGCCCAAAGAGAAaccaatcagtttttttttttttttttttaaatcagtaactGAATTCTAAAAGTATTATATCTCAAACACCCCTCTTTCCCTATTGGTCGAGCTCTCTAGGGTATGAATCAATCAGGCTGGTTATGTTTAGGATTATGGGGAGCATGTGAATCTTTGGCTGTAGCTTATTTGAGCTGTTTGTTGTAACGCACAGCTTCAGTGTATGAATTTATCTGTACACCGCTCGTCCCTCCCTCCCTCTGAATCATCTTCACACCAGTCTCTGTTCCTGTCCTCATGATACTTTTGTGGGCAGCACCATACTGCTATGTATTCTGAAGTAAAATATTGACTGATGCCAAAAAATGGAGTACAAAAGAGAAAAATCAGTTATGTTTGCTTAATTAAGTTCACTGCCTTGGCTTGATGTCACCTTTAAATGTAACTTAAAGCGCTCTTTTTGGCCAAGGTCTCGGAGCGAGTTGGTCCACTTACTGAACTCCTGCTCTCCCATAGGCCCAGTGGGAACATCCCTTTGCCTCTCTGGCTCCTTTATGGATTGGTTTATGGATTGTTGCAGATaaggaacttttttttctcctaaatttttttttttattttttttttttttttttttgtttttttcttgtgtaaaatttattatgtattaatttctgttttatttctacaaaacaaaacaaaaaacgttacagtaaaaaaagtgattttactcTGTAATGGGAGCACTTAGTGTGTTAGTGAATAAAGTTGAAAACATTTTCTTGCTGTATTGTCTTTTCTTtgctacgttttttttttttttttttttaaatgtatctataaAGTTAATAGAATCTGCAATTAATCAGACTGGCTATCAGGACTATATCAATTGGTAAGATGCACAGTACACTTTCAACTTGGAGTGTTTCATTATTTATAGAAaagtctgtttaaatatatttgctgttCATGGATATAAACGTTCTAATCGTTCATATTTTATGT from Cyprinus carpio isolate SPL01 chromosome B23, ASM1834038v1, whole genome shotgun sequence includes:
- the uba1 gene encoding ubiquitin-like modifier-activating enzyme 1, giving the protein MSSSPLSKKRRVSGSETKTGSHCSSSNSVRTELSHTPANGMAKNGNDAEIDEGLYSRQLYVLGHDAMKRMQSSNVLISGLRGLGVEIAKNIILGGVKSVTLHDQGVAEWKDLSSQFYLREEDLGKNRADVSQTRLAELNSYVPVTSYTGVLTNEYLTKFQVVVLTNSSLDEQISLGDFCHSNGIKLIVADTRGLFGQLFCDFGEEMTVFDTNGEQPLSAMISMITKDSAGVVTCLDEARHGFESGDFVTFTEVQGMAELNGCEPIEIKTLGPYTFSICDTSSFSDYVRGGIVTQVKMPKKVAFKSLSSSMAEPEFLLTDFAKFDRPGQLHMGFQALHAFEKKHSRLPKPWNQSDADELVALAEEVNAAQTGSAKQEQLDQAIIKKLSCMAAGDLAPINAFIGGLAAQEVMKACTGKFMPIMQWLYFDAVECLPEAEDAVLTEEECAPRNCRYDGQIAVFGSKLQELLAKQRYFLVGAGAIGCELLKNFAMMGLASGEGEVIVTDMDTIEKSNLNRQFLFRPWDVTKMKSETAAAAVKLMNPSVRITGHQNRVGPDTEKVYDDDFFESLDGVTNALDNVDARMYMDRRCVYYRKPLLESGTLGTKGNVQVVIPFLTESYSSSQDPPEKSIPICTLKNFPNAIEHTLQWARDEFEGLFKQPVENALQYLTDPKFMERTLKLPGAQPLEVVEAVYKSLVTDYPRSWEDCVAWARNHFQCQYNNNIRQLLHNFPPDQLTSSGAPFWSGPKRCPHPLEFSTNNDLHMDYIMAAANLLAQSYGLPGSTERSVLTKLLQDIKVPEFIPKSGVKIHVSDQELQSANASIDDSRLEELKTLLPSTEATSQYKLCPIEFEKDDDTNFHMDFIVAASNLRAENYDIPPADRHKSKLIAGKIIPAIATTTAAVVGLVCLELLKIVQGHKKLESYKNGFMNLALPFFGFSEPIAAPKHKYYEIDWTLWDRFEVKGIQSSGEEMTLRQFLDYFKNEHKLEITMLSQGVSMLYSFFMPAAKLKERLDLPMTEIVTKVSKKKLGKHVKALVFELCCNDETEEDVEVPYVRYTIR